Proteins encoded in a region of the Microbacterium neungamense genome:
- a CDS encoding DUF6541 family protein produces MSEWLAFIPAVAAAIGVLFVPGLVLGVALRLRGWWLVAASAPLSVSLIVVASIVAGWIGLRWTALPVLALTAIAVIAAWCWARWVGNPLSRPTSGARRRAIAPAVIGFLAGAVPIGWVLVRGMGDPQLIAQRYDNFFHVNAIQYVLDTGSASPFWVGTMTAPGNLLFYPSGWHAAGSLVAQLCGCGVGMASNALILVTAAAVWPLAVILLARTLFGGSALVTVAAGALSGATPAFPYLPLHYGPLYPLFLGLAIAPVSIAALIRLLRPGRIARRHDIALLAVLLTPGVAVAHPGALLAVLALTVPSVVMLGWWLWRRTSTLRWRLWIILGGVSFAVTAMIVLRFVRPPASEIYWPPTGTLPTAVGEIVTAALFGYPVAYLFAGLVLVAVVRCCRRPAYGRSVALGMGFVGAFLYIVVAGSPFEELRMWLTGPWYNNAPRLASIWALGAVPLAAGGVAVLVRWAARRARRMSAPSLAAPVVRRAGLLVLAIAIVTLSHSGALRQASADVHFVYGDDGGGPILSAGEYRLLEHVDDLVPEDAVIAGDPWTGTSFAYGISGRKVLMPHLLMDETSPARLINERFATDADEPEMCEALRETGVRYILDFDGPDLMENEGGFDGVSDLRESPFVELVASESGARLYRITTCGLEK; encoded by the coding sequence ATGAGCGAATGGCTCGCATTCATCCCCGCGGTGGCGGCAGCGATCGGTGTGCTGTTCGTGCCCGGGCTGGTTCTCGGTGTCGCATTGCGGCTCCGCGGCTGGTGGCTGGTAGCGGCCTCGGCGCCGCTCTCCGTGTCATTGATCGTTGTCGCCTCGATTGTCGCCGGATGGATCGGTCTGCGTTGGACCGCGTTGCCGGTGCTGGCTTTGACCGCGATCGCTGTGATCGCTGCATGGTGCTGGGCGCGCTGGGTAGGAAACCCTTTATCGAGGCCAACTTCCGGAGCGCGACGTCGCGCGATCGCGCCCGCCGTGATCGGGTTTCTCGCAGGGGCCGTCCCGATCGGATGGGTTCTCGTGCGGGGCATGGGTGACCCTCAACTGATAGCACAGCGCTACGACAACTTCTTCCATGTCAATGCCATTCAGTACGTGCTCGACACCGGCAGCGCGTCCCCGTTCTGGGTCGGGACGATGACTGCCCCGGGGAACCTGCTCTTCTATCCGTCCGGGTGGCATGCGGCGGGATCTCTCGTCGCGCAACTGTGTGGCTGCGGCGTGGGTATGGCGAGTAACGCTCTGATCCTCGTGACGGCGGCCGCTGTGTGGCCGCTGGCCGTCATCCTGCTTGCGCGCACCCTATTCGGTGGGAGCGCGTTGGTGACGGTCGCTGCCGGCGCCCTCTCCGGAGCGACTCCTGCGTTCCCGTACCTGCCGCTTCACTACGGACCCCTCTACCCGCTGTTCTTGGGCCTGGCGATCGCCCCCGTGTCGATCGCCGCCCTCATCCGGCTGCTCCGCCCTGGCCGAATTGCGCGACGGCACGACATCGCCCTCCTGGCCGTGCTTCTGACGCCAGGCGTCGCCGTGGCGCATCCGGGCGCGCTCCTCGCCGTCCTGGCGCTGACCGTTCCGTCTGTCGTGATGCTCGGGTGGTGGCTGTGGCGTCGCACTTCTACGCTTCGGTGGCGACTGTGGATCATCCTCGGCGGCGTGTCGTTCGCGGTGACCGCGATGATCGTGCTGCGATTCGTTCGCCCGCCGGCATCGGAGATCTATTGGCCTCCTACCGGTACCCTGCCGACCGCCGTGGGCGAGATCGTGACCGCCGCCCTGTTCGGATACCCGGTTGCCTACCTGTTTGCAGGGCTCGTTCTGGTAGCGGTCGTGAGGTGTTGCCGTCGGCCGGCCTATGGCCGATCGGTCGCGCTCGGCATGGGCTTCGTCGGGGCGTTTCTCTATATCGTCGTTGCGGGCTCGCCGTTCGAAGAGCTGCGCATGTGGCTCACCGGACCGTGGTACAACAATGCTCCCCGTCTTGCGAGCATCTGGGCGCTCGGCGCCGTTCCCCTTGCGGCGGGCGGAGTCGCCGTGCTCGTTCGCTGGGCTGCCCGTCGAGCGCGACGAATGTCCGCGCCGTCGCTGGCCGCACCAGTGGTCCGCCGCGCTGGCCTGCTAGTGCTGGCGATCGCGATCGTGACACTGTCGCACAGCGGCGCTCTACGCCAGGCATCCGCTGACGTGCACTTCGTCTACGGAGACGATGGGGGCGGCCCGATCCTCTCGGCCGGTGAGTATCGCCTCCTTGAGCACGTGGACGACCTCGTTCCCGAGGATGCTGTCATCGCCGGTGATCCGTGGACCGGTACATCTTTCGCGTATGGCATCAGCGGGCGAAAGGTCCTGATGCCTCACCTTCTGATGGACGAGACCAGTCCGGCGCGACTGATCAACGAGCGGTTCGCGACCGACGCCGACGAGCCGGAGATGTGTGAGGCGCTTCGCGAGACGGGCGTGCGGTACATCCTGGACTTCGATGGGCCTGACCTGATGGAGAACGAAGGCGGGTTCGACGGCGTGAGTGACCTGAGGGAGTCGCCGTTCGTCGAACTCGTCGCCTCGGAGTCAGGTGCGCGCCTATATCGGATCACGACATGCGGGTTGGAGAAATGA
- a CDS encoding glycosyltransferase family 4 protein, giving the protein MPRVLVDLLSYTGTKGGMETYTRELYRALGDLSGDWEYIGFASREGARLDLGWFPGRVIESGISGENRFVWAWGELTQVARAARREGADLVHAPATLGPRRTAMPTVVTMHDMLYWSHPELMSTPLYTGPVKWMERQAAANAARIITISPTSQREISRYLGTPAENIDVIPLAGEPPQGVDRTLAGTEGPVIIAMGNRRPHKNWGALIRAVALLPVAERPRIIITGGRGEDPLADLVQDLGVSDAVELRGWVDDAEVARLYSIATALAIPSFAEGFSLPTLEAMGAGIPVLLSDIEVHRYVGGDAALYFDPADDRALADRLRAISSDSQLAAHMAAAGRDRAAEFTWERTARDTREVFERALSPVRH; this is encoded by the coding sequence GTGCCCCGCGTTCTCGTCGACCTGCTCTCGTACACCGGTACCAAAGGTGGCATGGAGACGTACACGCGCGAGCTCTACCGTGCTCTCGGCGACCTGTCCGGCGACTGGGAGTACATCGGGTTCGCCTCACGAGAGGGCGCGCGCCTCGACCTGGGATGGTTCCCGGGTCGCGTCATCGAGTCCGGCATCAGCGGCGAGAACCGTTTCGTCTGGGCCTGGGGCGAACTGACCCAGGTCGCCCGGGCGGCGCGCCGCGAGGGCGCAGATCTCGTGCACGCCCCCGCGACGCTCGGCCCGCGCAGGACTGCGATGCCCACGGTCGTGACGATGCACGACATGTTGTACTGGAGCCACCCCGAGCTGATGTCCACTCCGCTGTACACGGGCCCCGTGAAGTGGATGGAACGGCAGGCCGCTGCGAACGCCGCGCGGATCATCACGATCAGCCCGACCTCGCAGCGGGAGATCTCGAGGTACCTGGGGACACCAGCGGAGAACATCGACGTGATCCCCCTCGCCGGGGAGCCGCCCCAGGGCGTGGATCGGACGCTCGCCGGGACGGAAGGCCCCGTCATCATTGCGATGGGCAACCGTCGCCCGCACAAGAACTGGGGCGCCCTCATCCGGGCCGTCGCGTTGCTGCCCGTCGCCGAGCGCCCCCGCATCATCATCACGGGCGGCCGGGGCGAGGATCCCCTCGCCGACCTGGTGCAGGATCTCGGGGTGTCGGACGCCGTCGAGTTGCGCGGCTGGGTGGATGACGCAGAGGTGGCGCGGCTCTATTCGATCGCGACGGCGCTGGCCATTCCTTCCTTCGCCGAGGGGTTCTCCCTGCCCACGCTGGAGGCGATGGGAGCCGGGATACCCGTGCTGCTGAGCGATATCGAGGTACACCGCTATGTGGGCGGGGACGCCGCGCTCTACTTCGATCCCGCCGACGACCGCGCCCTCGCGGACCGGTTGCGCGCTATCTCCTCCGACTCGCAGCTGGCGGCACACATGGCGGCGGCGGGGCGGGACCGCGCCGCAGAGTTCACCTGGGAGCGGACCGCTCGCGACACCCGGGAGGTGTTCGAACGGGCCCTCTCGCCGGTTCGCCACTGA
- a CDS encoding NAD-dependent epimerase/dehydratase family protein, with translation MTEHVLITGGAGFIGSRLAARFAEAGYTVTVLDSLIPQVHGDDPATTSPLLRSLDGIATVIEGTVTSKDDLRRAIDGAQIVVHLAAETGTGQSMYEIDRYVEANVGGTGKLLDILTNEPNEVRRIVIASSRSIYGEGAYRTEDGRLVYPGHRQDADMAAGDFEVHMPGEGPLTMVPTDESAKLHPSSVYGITKQMQESLVMTVAPAIGKEAVSVRYQNVYGPGQSLKNPYTGILSIFSTLIRQGKGINVFEDGLESRDFVYIDDVVEATFLAATTVAAAGHVLNVGSGVATTVLEVVDALQRAYGREVPVTISGQYRLGDIRHNVADTTALREVLGFTPATTFEEGVMRFAEWVLSEPIEDDGYERSLKEMADRKLLK, from the coding sequence ATGACTGAGCATGTGCTGATCACCGGTGGAGCGGGCTTCATCGGCTCGCGGCTGGCCGCCCGATTCGCCGAGGCTGGATACACCGTCACCGTGCTCGACTCCCTGATCCCACAGGTGCACGGCGACGATCCCGCGACGACCTCCCCTTTGCTGCGGTCGCTCGACGGGATCGCCACCGTGATCGAGGGGACGGTGACCTCCAAGGACGACCTGCGACGTGCGATCGACGGCGCGCAGATCGTCGTGCACCTGGCCGCCGAGACAGGCACTGGCCAGTCGATGTACGAGATCGACCGATACGTCGAGGCCAACGTGGGTGGGACGGGGAAACTCCTGGACATCCTGACCAACGAGCCGAACGAAGTCCGCCGCATCGTCATCGCATCCTCGCGATCGATCTACGGGGAGGGTGCGTACCGGACCGAGGACGGGCGCCTCGTCTACCCGGGCCACCGTCAGGACGCGGACATGGCGGCCGGCGACTTCGAGGTGCATATGCCGGGGGAGGGACCGCTCACCATGGTCCCGACGGACGAGTCGGCCAAGCTGCACCCGTCCAGCGTGTACGGAATCACCAAGCAGATGCAGGAGTCGCTGGTCATGACCGTCGCGCCGGCGATCGGCAAGGAGGCAGTGTCGGTTCGCTATCAGAACGTCTACGGGCCGGGTCAGTCGCTGAAGAACCCGTACACCGGGATCCTGTCGATCTTCTCCACCCTCATCCGCCAGGGCAAGGGCATCAATGTGTTCGAAGACGGACTGGAGAGCCGCGATTTCGTCTACATCGACGACGTCGTCGAGGCGACGTTCCTCGCGGCGACCACGGTTGCCGCGGCCGGTCACGTCCTGAACGTGGGATCGGGTGTCGCCACGACCGTTCTTGAGGTCGTCGACGCGCTCCAGCGGGCGTACGGGCGAGAGGTGCCGGTGACGATCTCCGGTCAGTACCGCCTCGGCGACATCCGGCACAACGTCGCGGACACCACGGCGCTCCGCGAGGTGCTCGGCTTCACCCCTGCGACGACCTTCGAGGAGGGCGTGATGCGTTTCGCCGAGTGGGTGCTCTCCGAGCCGATCGAGGATGACGGCTATGAGCGCTCGCTGAAGGAGATGGCGGATCGGAAACTGCTGAAATGA
- a CDS encoding glycosyltransferase translates to MTLTHVHGLPAVFETDDPVLDALTERERRLLAGALNFHALMAPERTLDVHLYDGGVENTPRTTDDSTFTGESRENRKRLHTFRVRSLAPVENRTAGPAENEAEQLIGRTSRHLHISRDEVLEFDPIRPARTDLVGRIARRVKAKTPLLYDDLRDVVLARHTRRLNRPVERQQYDRQFAAEHVHPAARVELAGPVPEGAPRAVIIGMHWFELGGAERWAFETVRLVKEAGFLPIVLTNRDSQHPWITRSELDGAMLIPFSEPTVLSQSLGVEQLLRALLRTFDVRGVVVHHNQWLYDRLAWIVRSRPGIPVVDSTHIVEYRGGGYPLSGALVTESITKHHVISPSLAKWMTRAQRIPEDKVVMAPLGGLTVKPKDARFRARKDGEPFTVAFVGRMARQKAPEVFVAMARRLRRVDPGIRFILHGDGELASWVDDVIAGMGMTDAIERRTSAVPVSRTLDEAHVLVVSSHNEGLTLTTLEAITHGVPVVSTDVGAQRDIIPDIALVPRFAHRASRGLASVVSRLVNDEAAREQLWRRERKAEKKLLANTTATEWFAEEVRGW, encoded by the coding sequence GTGACTCTTACGCATGTGCATGGCCTGCCGGCGGTGTTCGAGACCGACGACCCCGTCCTGGATGCGCTGACGGAACGGGAACGCCGGTTGCTCGCGGGGGCGCTGAACTTCCACGCGCTGATGGCGCCGGAACGCACACTCGACGTGCATCTCTACGATGGCGGCGTCGAGAACACGCCGCGCACCACGGACGATTCCACGTTCACCGGGGAGTCGCGGGAGAACCGGAAGCGGCTGCACACATTCCGGGTGCGCAGCCTGGCCCCGGTGGAGAACCGCACCGCAGGCCCGGCCGAGAACGAGGCGGAGCAGCTGATCGGCCGCACCTCGCGCCACCTGCACATCTCCCGGGACGAGGTGCTCGAGTTCGACCCCATCCGCCCGGCCCGCACCGACCTGGTCGGCCGGATCGCCCGGCGCGTCAAGGCGAAGACGCCGCTGCTGTACGACGACCTGCGCGACGTCGTGCTGGCACGCCACACCCGCCGGCTGAACCGGCCCGTAGAGCGCCAGCAGTACGACAGGCAGTTCGCCGCGGAACATGTGCATCCGGCCGCTCGTGTGGAGCTGGCCGGTCCTGTTCCGGAGGGCGCGCCCAGGGCCGTGATCATCGGAATGCACTGGTTCGAGCTCGGCGGCGCCGAGCGGTGGGCCTTCGAGACCGTTCGGCTGGTGAAGGAGGCCGGGTTCCTGCCCATCGTGCTGACGAACCGCGACTCCCAGCATCCGTGGATCACCCGCTCGGAACTCGACGGGGCCATGCTGATCCCGTTCTCCGAGCCCACCGTGTTGTCCCAGTCCCTCGGCGTCGAGCAGCTGCTGCGCGCGCTGCTGCGCACCTTCGATGTGCGCGGGGTGGTGGTGCACCACAACCAGTGGCTGTACGACCGGCTCGCGTGGATCGTCCGATCGCGGCCGGGCATTCCGGTCGTGGACTCCACGCACATCGTCGAGTACCGCGGTGGGGGATATCCGCTCAGCGGTGCCCTCGTGACGGAGAGCATCACCAAGCACCACGTGATCTCACCGAGCCTTGCGAAATGGATGACCCGCGCTCAGCGGATCCCCGAGGACAAGGTCGTGATGGCGCCTCTCGGGGGCCTGACGGTCAAGCCGAAGGATGCCCGGTTCCGGGCCCGCAAAGACGGCGAACCGTTCACCGTCGCGTTCGTCGGCCGGATGGCTCGCCAGAAGGCGCCGGAGGTTTTCGTGGCGATGGCTCGGCGGCTGCGACGCGTGGATCCGGGGATCCGTTTCATTCTGCACGGTGACGGCGAGCTCGCGAGCTGGGTGGACGACGTGATCGCCGGCATGGGTATGACCGATGCGATCGAGCGGAGGACGTCTGCCGTCCCCGTCTCCCGGACGCTGGACGAGGCGCATGTTCTCGTCGTCTCGTCGCATAATGAGGGACTGACGCTGACGACCCTGGAGGCGATCACTCACGGGGTCCCCGTCGTGTCCACGGACGTCGGCGCGCAGCGCGACATCATCCCGGATATCGCGCTGGTGCCACGATTCGCCCATCGCGCCTCGCGCGGTCTGGCGTCCGTGGTGTCGAGGCTGGTGAACGACGAGGCGGCGCGCGAGCAGCTGTGGCGCCGCGAACGGAAGGCGGAGAAGAAATTGCTGGCCAACACGACGGCGACCGAGTGGTTCGCGGAGGAGGTGCGCGGATGGTGA
- a CDS encoding glycosyltransferase family 2 protein — MVTVAAVVVTFNRLEKLKNVIASIEAQTHPVSTLFVIDNASTDGTGEYLSTLQTTVPLEVVTMTENLGGAGGFAEGMRRGYASGADHVWIMDDDCYPKPDALAALVRGFAEAVAELGGDVPFACSVVEFTDGNICEMNNPVPTWDWARLLVKGQQNVMVTACSFVSVLIPRWAIAEYGLPYAEYFIWFDDREYTLRVTKRCPGVQVLDSVVVHDMGDNKGVNFAMVNRQNYWKFAYGVRNESSWQLHHRGVLYYLEFGARLFVSLHRGRVPFDLRAKLIGKWLRGITFNPAVAHVEARV; from the coding sequence ATGGTGACGGTGGCAGCGGTCGTCGTCACGTTCAACCGGCTCGAGAAGCTGAAGAACGTGATCGCCTCCATCGAGGCGCAGACCCATCCTGTGTCCACGCTGTTCGTGATCGACAACGCTTCCACCGACGGCACCGGCGAGTACCTGTCGACGCTGCAGACGACGGTTCCGCTCGAGGTCGTGACGATGACCGAGAACCTCGGCGGGGCCGGCGGCTTCGCCGAGGGCATGCGACGCGGCTACGCGTCCGGCGCGGATCACGTCTGGATCATGGACGACGACTGCTACCCGAAGCCGGACGCGCTCGCCGCCCTGGTCCGCGGCTTCGCCGAGGCGGTGGCCGAGCTCGGCGGCGATGTGCCGTTCGCCTGCTCCGTCGTGGAGTTCACCGATGGGAACATCTGCGAGATGAACAACCCGGTGCCCACCTGGGACTGGGCGCGGCTGCTGGTCAAGGGGCAGCAGAACGTCATGGTGACCGCGTGCTCGTTCGTCTCGGTGCTGATCCCGCGCTGGGCGATCGCCGAGTACGGGCTGCCGTACGCCGAGTACTTCATCTGGTTCGACGACCGGGAGTACACCCTGCGGGTCACCAAGCGCTGCCCTGGCGTGCAGGTGCTCGACAGCGTCGTCGTCCACGACATGGGCGATAACAAGGGCGTGAACTTCGCCATGGTGAACCGCCAGAACTACTGGAAGTTCGCCTACGGAGTGCGCAACGAGAGCTCGTGGCAGCTCCACCACCGCGGCGTACTGTACTACCTGGAGTTCGGCGCCCGCCTGTTCGTGAGTCTGCACCGGGGGCGCGTGCCGTTCGATCTGCGGGCAAAGTTGATCGGGAAGTGGCTGCGCGGGATCACGTTCAACCCCGCCGTGGCTCATGTCGAAGCTCGCGTCTGA
- a CDS encoding glycosyltransferase family 2 protein, which produces MTQTPDAVLVIVPAWNEDRNVGNTVREILAVDPRYHVAVIDDGSVDDTARVAREAGATVLTLPFNLGVGGAMRTGFTYAQRKGYRRAIQVDADGQHNPADIEKVLGGLERADISIGARFSDVGDYKVRGPRRWAMVVLAAIVSRVAKTPLTDVTSGFRAANERAISQYVAYYPAEYLGDTLDSLVVACHAGLTVTQVPVAMRPRAHGTPSQGPIGSTIYLARSMLALALALMRRPRRPRRSEEAA; this is translated from the coding sequence ATGACGCAGACGCCCGACGCGGTGCTGGTGATCGTGCCGGCGTGGAATGAGGACCGGAACGTCGGGAACACCGTCCGCGAGATCCTCGCCGTCGATCCCCGCTATCACGTCGCGGTGATCGACGACGGATCGGTCGATGACACGGCCCGGGTGGCGCGCGAGGCAGGCGCCACAGTGCTGACGCTTCCGTTCAACCTCGGCGTCGGCGGCGCGATGCGCACCGGTTTCACGTACGCCCAGCGCAAGGGCTACCGGCGGGCGATCCAGGTCGACGCCGACGGGCAGCACAACCCTGCCGACATCGAGAAGGTACTAGGCGGACTTGAGCGCGCAGACATCTCGATCGGCGCGCGGTTCAGTGATGTGGGCGACTACAAGGTGCGCGGGCCGCGCCGGTGGGCCATGGTCGTTCTCGCCGCCATCGTCTCCCGTGTCGCCAAGACCCCGCTGACCGACGTCACCAGCGGCTTCCGAGCGGCCAATGAGAGGGCGATCTCCCAGTACGTCGCGTACTACCCGGCGGAGTATCTCGGCGACACCCTCGACTCCCTGGTCGTCGCCTGCCACGCAGGCCTGACCGTCACCCAGGTGCCGGTGGCGATGCGCCCGCGCGCCCACGGCACGCCCAGCCAGGGCCCGATCGGATCGACGATCTATCTCGCGCGGTCGATGCTCGCGCTCGCGCTCGCGCTGATGCGGCGACCGCGCCGCCCGCGCAGATCCGAGGAGGCCGCATGA
- a CDS encoding glycosyltransferase family 2 protein, producing the protein MTHEIFVPYWGDPGLLFDTVASVRAQRSPDWRMVVIDDCYPDASVPAYFAALDDPRVEYVRNEKNLGITENYREAIRRATSPFITILGCDDLMHPNYLDVVGNAVARVPDADVVQPGVVVIDEHGVAGLPLVDRVKQQLLAPRADDGIAVLRGADMATSLIRGDWLYWPSLTFRTETLKRIDFRDGLPIIQDLALLMDIAFDGGTLVYAPELAFSYRRHRASASQKTLLDGRRFSDERTYYRQAHALAAAKGWTHTARTARLRVMSRLHAITELPGVLRHGNAAGVRSTLAHIFAI; encoded by the coding sequence ATGACACACGAGATCTTCGTTCCGTACTGGGGCGACCCCGGACTGCTGTTCGACACCGTCGCTTCGGTGCGGGCACAGCGGTCGCCAGATTGGCGGATGGTCGTCATCGACGACTGCTACCCGGATGCCAGCGTGCCCGCGTACTTCGCGGCATTGGATGACCCGAGGGTCGAGTACGTTCGGAACGAGAAGAACCTGGGCATCACGGAGAACTACCGCGAAGCCATCCGCCGGGCGACGAGCCCGTTCATCACGATCCTGGGCTGCGACGACCTCATGCACCCCAACTACCTCGATGTCGTGGGCAACGCCGTCGCTCGTGTCCCGGACGCCGACGTCGTCCAACCAGGTGTGGTGGTGATCGACGAACACGGTGTCGCGGGGCTTCCTCTCGTCGACCGTGTCAAGCAGCAGCTGCTCGCTCCGCGCGCCGACGACGGCATCGCGGTCCTCCGTGGTGCCGACATGGCGACCAGTCTGATCCGCGGCGACTGGCTGTACTGGCCATCCCTGACCTTCCGCACGGAGACGCTCAAGCGCATCGATTTCCGGGACGGGCTGCCGATCATCCAGGATCTCGCGCTGCTGATGGATATCGCCTTCGATGGCGGAACACTCGTCTACGCTCCCGAACTCGCCTTCTCGTACCGCAGGCATCGCGCCAGCGCCTCACAGAAGACCTTGCTCGACGGCCGCCGGTTCTCCGACGAGCGCACGTACTACCGCCAGGCGCATGCACTGGCGGCGGCGAAGGGATGGACGCACACAGCCCGCACGGCGCGGCTCAGGGTGATGTCGCGTCTGCACGCGATCACTGAGCTCCCGGGCGTCCTCCGGCACGGCAACGCCGCAGGAGTAAGATCGACCCTTGCGCACATCTTCGCCATCTGA
- a CDS encoding LGFP repeat-containing protein, with amino-acid sequence MQDFDGGRIVCTPAILTAMPSAITSVWDALGGSGGRLGWPTSAATPIGTATQQSFSGGLVVRGANGRAYPIVGMTLAAFRTAGGVAVLGAPLEAEKESADGYSQRFERGVVFVPRDGGASAVAGATFTEYTRVGGMNVMGFAVGPAVPVGAGTVQPFRRGSIAVLGGKAHTVRGTMAAVFQNAGGYTGPLGYPLESERALKDGFVQGFQGGTAYVSPAALAVTRGVLHREYMGRGGPAGPLGWPLGNETSGDGVWQQSFQNGTILLYADGRVVVR; translated from the coding sequence GTGCAGGACTTCGATGGCGGCCGCATCGTCTGCACGCCGGCGATCTTGACCGCGATGCCTAGCGCGATAACCAGCGTGTGGGATGCGCTGGGCGGCTCGGGCGGCCGGCTCGGTTGGCCCACTTCCGCGGCGACGCCGATCGGGACTGCCACGCAGCAGAGTTTCAGCGGCGGGCTCGTCGTGCGCGGCGCGAACGGTCGGGCCTACCCCATCGTCGGCATGACGCTCGCGGCGTTCCGCACAGCGGGCGGCGTGGCGGTGCTCGGAGCTCCCCTCGAAGCGGAGAAGGAGTCCGCTGACGGGTACTCGCAGCGGTTCGAGCGCGGCGTGGTCTTCGTGCCGCGCGATGGCGGCGCCTCCGCTGTCGCCGGGGCGACCTTCACCGAGTACACGCGCGTCGGTGGGATGAACGTGATGGGATTCGCCGTCGGCCCCGCCGTCCCTGTCGGGGCGGGCACCGTACAGCCGTTCCGGAGGGGATCCATCGCGGTTCTGGGCGGCAAGGCGCACACCGTCCGTGGGACGATGGCCGCCGTCTTCCAGAACGCGGGAGGGTACACGGGCCCGCTGGGGTACCCGCTCGAGTCGGAGCGCGCGCTCAAGGACGGTTTCGTGCAGGGCTTCCAGGGCGGAACCGCCTATGTGTCGCCTGCGGCCCTGGCCGTCACGCGCGGCGTCCTGCACCGCGAGTACATGGGCCGTGGCGGCCCCGCAGGCCCACTGGGCTGGCCGCTCGGCAACGAGACAAGCGGCGACGGCGTCTGGCAGCAGTCGTTCCAGAACGGCACGATCCTCCTGTACGCGGACGGCCGCGTGGTGGTCCGCTGA
- a CDS encoding DUF2304 domain-containing protein, translated as MIAITGVVLALVMLSIVFAMLLTRRLREKYAALWIVISLAMLVIGTFPQLLLNLTSFFGVVLPANLLFAMAILLLLGVTLHLSWEQSQAEDEIRRAAEEIAILRADHEELGLRVRRLEERDVRQDGAAGSHD; from the coding sequence ATGATCGCCATCACGGGCGTGGTCCTCGCCCTCGTCATGTTGAGCATCGTGTTCGCGATGCTGCTCACCCGAAGGCTGCGCGAGAAGTACGCGGCGCTCTGGATCGTCATCAGCCTCGCGATGCTGGTGATCGGCACCTTCCCACAACTCCTCCTGAACCTCACGTCCTTCTTCGGGGTCGTGCTGCCGGCGAACCTGCTGTTCGCCATGGCGATCCTGCTGCTGCTCGGTGTCACCCTTCATCTGTCCTGGGAGCAATCCCAGGCCGAGGACGAGATCCGACGGGCCGCCGAAGAAATCGCCATCCTCCGCGCCGACCATGAGGAGCTGGGGCTGCGGGTGAGACGCCTCGAGGAGCGGGATGTCCGGCAGGACGGCGCTGCCGGTTCGCATGACTGA
- a CDS encoding acyltransferase family protein, with protein MRPPTVLQGAPYPYRANSLNLFRLILAGTVLVAHSFYTTGNGEGPHIRGENLGGWAVAGFFVISGFLITRSRLRTSAGEYLLHRIVRIFPAFLVCLVVTAAVFGPVAMLMQYGSLAGYATTPVTPLQFVWSNITLYMNEYSIGRTLSDLPYRSVWNGSLWTLYYEFLCYVMVWLLGALAWFRRSAVLAVLAFVAATAAHALESVINVAGLDGDFLLFLKLAPFFLGGACVHFVIERWGVNPWIGAGAFVVTGALILGVPGWGGQASAPFMAYGLLWLATVVPQPRWIAVNDVSYGFYIYAWPVQQLLALGGLGIGGGALGLIVYNVAAVLLTFVFAWLSWRLIEHPAMSRIRRRVVVPSRTGSAAA; from the coding sequence ATGAGGCCGCCGACGGTGCTCCAGGGAGCGCCGTACCCGTACCGGGCAAACAGCCTGAATCTCTTCCGGCTGATTCTCGCGGGGACCGTGCTCGTCGCGCATTCCTTCTACACCACGGGTAATGGCGAGGGACCGCACATCCGCGGGGAGAACCTCGGCGGCTGGGCCGTCGCCGGCTTCTTCGTGATCAGCGGCTTCCTGATCACGCGATCCCGGCTGCGCACGTCTGCGGGGGAGTACCTTCTCCACCGGATCGTCCGGATCTTCCCCGCTTTCCTGGTCTGCCTTGTGGTCACGGCCGCCGTGTTCGGACCAGTCGCGATGCTCATGCAGTACGGCTCCTTGGCGGGATACGCGACCACCCCCGTCACGCCGCTGCAGTTCGTGTGGAGCAACATCACGCTCTACATGAACGAGTACTCGATTGGACGCACGCTCAGCGACTTGCCGTATCGGTCGGTCTGGAACGGCTCCTTGTGGACGCTGTACTACGAGTTCCTCTGCTACGTGATGGTGTGGTTGCTCGGGGCACTGGCCTGGTTCCGCCGCAGCGCCGTGCTCGCCGTACTCGCATTCGTCGCAGCCACGGCCGCACACGCGCTGGAGTCGGTGATCAACGTGGCCGGCCTGGACGGCGATTTCCTGCTCTTCCTCAAGCTCGCCCCGTTCTTCCTCGGCGGCGCCTGCGTACACTTCGTGATCGAGCGCTGGGGGGTCAATCCCTGGATCGGTGCCGGAGCGTTCGTCGTCACCGGCGCTCTCATCCTCGGGGTTCCGGGCTGGGGAGGCCAGGCCTCCGCGCCGTTCATGGCGTACGGTCTGTTGTGGCTGGCGACTGTCGTGCCGCAGCCGCGCTGGATCGCTGTGAACGACGTCAGCTACGGGTTCTACATCTACGCGTGGCCCGTGCAGCAGCTCCTGGCTCTCGGCGGCCTCGGCATCGGCGGTGGCGCTCTCGGGCTCATCGTCTACAACGTGGCGGCAGTCCTGCTGACCTTCGTGTTTGCTTGGCTCAGCTGGCGCCTCATCGAGCATCCTGCCATGTCCCGCATCCGACGCCGGGTCGTGGTCCCCTCCCGCACCGGCAGCGCCGCAGCATGA